A single region of the Paludibacter jiangxiensis genome encodes:
- a CDS encoding SusC/RagA family TonB-linked outer membrane protein: MKKFLILGLILTLIQAFALPVYAQQSRTVKGTVVGEDEKPIIGATVKVSGSNIGTITDIDGQFSLQVPANGKLAVSYLGYISQTITDLKNPRIVLKEDVMKLDEVVVVGYGTQKKAHLTGSVASVATSDISDLSVTNLSSALTGQINGVSISESGSRPGDAASIVIRNSNLSVSAPSSSTGLLVPLYVIDGFVYSPEAGQAAFNNLDASMVESMSVLKDAAAAIYGARSAQGVVLVRTKHGQVGKPKITYNGQFGYTDEAYRSKMLDSYNFGLIWNGIRAADPTSPYDKKNDLFQSDELNAMKSLNYDLLDKYWSSAMTQKHSVNVSGGTDNATYFAGMSYVTQDGNLGKIDYNRWNYNAGVDTKINKWTKASLRVSGDYGSTTKANVKVGGSNADKDYVALLTHPRYIPEYVNGMPIAAYGITNGTIEQSQLYNYNVVENLGNFVKNMPQNMVINASLEYDFGWNKILQGLKLQATYSKSISTTKDNEFGSDYSLYKFADGARGGSGSHLYTDTEEQAMNFTGMTTVPVSNGNYLKRNTSRSDSYQLNFIANYSRKFGQHDVSGLFTIEKAENESEYVWGNVTGPYSFTNYQSNGAGGNQTTAFSRSEGGVLSYIGRLNYSYANKYLAEFLIRSDASTKFAPENYWGVFPSLSLGWVISEEPWFKKNVRFVDYMKIRGSYGLLGRDNVKAWAWAQFYGSETVKGPIFGTDPNAIAGPHFQIPNAVPNRDSHWDKSYKSNLGLDLAFLNNRLSVTLDGYYDRNREVFMAITDAPDYPSTVGAVASASNYGSIDNYGIEISLGWRDKIGKDFKYYVKLNTGYTDNKILKAPWKDAGSRELDDIVPNGRADRGLWGYQSIGMFHSYQEIAEYFASNKIVTYMGKTQADVHPGMLIYNNVRGSQKADGTYYAANDPNDPAGNVIDKNDRVQISKFRSNPYGFTLNFGGDWKKLSFSAQLGASWGSYTMMPTQAISNSSIISTASGYDVMQYTNLPSFWAGNMFVYNDVLDNQGRVVSPQNLEGKYPNLRFSDVNSVASTFWKVSNTNVTLRNITLAYTLPKAWVSKVGVESCRLNVTGQNMISFYNPYPDHFMSTMSNYSTYPTLRKITMGINVTF; this comes from the coding sequence ATGAAGAAATTTTTAATTCTTGGTCTAATCCTAACGCTCATCCAGGCATTTGCTTTGCCGGTTTATGCTCAGCAATCGCGCACGGTCAAAGGAACCGTTGTGGGTGAAGATGAAAAACCCATTATCGGAGCTACTGTTAAGGTAAGCGGGAGTAATATAGGGACGATTACAGATATTGACGGACAATTTTCGCTGCAGGTTCCGGCTAATGGTAAATTGGCAGTATCTTATCTGGGGTATATCAGCCAGACAATCACCGATCTTAAAAATCCACGCATTGTATTGAAAGAAGACGTGATGAAGCTGGATGAAGTTGTAGTTGTAGGTTACGGTACTCAAAAGAAAGCTCATTTGACGGGTTCGGTAGCTTCGGTTGCCACTTCTGACATTAGCGATCTTTCGGTTACCAATTTATCTTCGGCATTGACCGGCCAGATTAATGGTGTGAGTATAAGTGAGTCCGGTAGTCGTCCTGGCGATGCTGCCTCTATCGTGATCCGAAACAGTAATTTAAGTGTAAGTGCACCGTCTTCCAGTACCGGTCTTTTAGTTCCGTTATATGTGATTGATGGTTTTGTATATTCACCGGAAGCCGGACAGGCAGCATTCAATAATCTGGATGCCAGCATGGTTGAAAGTATGTCTGTGTTAAAAGATGCTGCAGCAGCCATTTATGGTGCTCGTTCTGCGCAAGGGGTTGTTCTCGTAAGAACCAAACATGGTCAGGTAGGGAAGCCAAAAATTACTTACAACGGACAGTTTGGTTACACTGATGAAGCGTATCGTTCCAAAATGCTGGATTCTTATAATTTTGGTTTGATTTGGAATGGCATACGTGCTGCAGACCCTACGAGTCCATATGATAAGAAAAATGATTTATTTCAGAGTGACGAATTGAATGCAATGAAGTCGCTTAATTATGATTTGCTTGACAAATACTGGAGTTCTGCGATGACACAAAAACATAGTGTCAATGTAAGCGGAGGTACAGATAATGCTACATATTTTGCAGGTATGTCGTATGTTACACAAGACGGTAACCTGGGCAAAATTGACTATAACCGATGGAACTACAATGCAGGCGTAGATACTAAAATCAATAAATGGACAAAAGCGTCTTTGCGCGTATCGGGAGACTATGGCAGTACAACAAAAGCAAACGTTAAAGTCGGGGGATCAAATGCTGATAAAGACTATGTGGCATTATTGACTCATCCCCGCTACATTCCTGAATATGTAAATGGCATGCCAATTGCGGCTTATGGCATTACAAACGGAACAATTGAACAATCGCAGCTGTACAATTACAATGTTGTCGAAAATCTGGGTAACTTTGTTAAGAACATGCCTCAAAACATGGTCATTAATGCTTCTTTGGAATATGATTTCGGTTGGAACAAAATTTTACAGGGATTGAAACTGCAAGCTACTTATTCTAAGAGTATCAGCACAACAAAAGATAACGAATTCGGTTCTGATTATTCGCTCTATAAATTTGCCGACGGAGCTCGCGGTGGTAGTGGTTCACACTTGTATACCGACACAGAAGAACAGGCTATGAACTTTACAGGAATGACAACTGTTCCTGTTTCCAATGGAAACTATCTTAAAAGAAATACGAGCCGCAGCGATAGTTATCAGTTGAACTTTATTGCTAACTATTCACGTAAATTCGGACAACATGATGTAAGCGGATTGTTTACAATTGAAAAAGCTGAAAATGAATCTGAATATGTATGGGGAAATGTTACCGGACCTTATTCATTTACTAATTATCAATCCAATGGAGCAGGAGGAAATCAAACAACAGCTTTCTCACGTTCTGAAGGTGGAGTGTTATCATACATTGGTCGTTTGAATTACTCCTATGCCAACAAATATTTAGCAGAATTCTTAATTCGTTCGGATGCAAGTACCAAGTTCGCTCCTGAAAATTACTGGGGAGTTTTCCCATCTTTGTCTCTTGGTTGGGTCATCTCTGAAGAACCTTGGTTTAAGAAAAATGTGAGGTTTGTTGATTACATGAAAATTCGTGGATCTTATGGTTTACTTGGCCGCGATAATGTAAAAGCCTGGGCTTGGGCACAATTCTATGGATCGGAAACTGTTAAGGGTCCTATCTTTGGAACAGATCCTAATGCAATTGCAGGACCACACTTCCAAATACCGAATGCAGTGCCTAACCGCGATTCACATTGGGATAAAAGCTATAAGAGTAATTTAGGTTTGGATTTGGCTTTCCTGAATAATCGTTTATCAGTTACATTGGATGGTTATTATGACAGAAACCGTGAGGTATTTATGGCTATTACTGATGCTCCTGATTATCCAAGTACAGTAGGTGCTGTAGCTTCTGCTTCAAATTACGGTTCTATTGATAATTACGGTATAGAAATTTCATTGGGATGGAGAGATAAGATTGGAAAGGATTTCAAATATTACGTAAAACTCAATACCGGATATACCGACAATAAAATCCTGAAGGCACCTTGGAAGGATGCGGGATCAAGAGAACTTGATGATATTGTTCCGAATGGACGTGCCGACCGTGGATTGTGGGGCTACCAATCAATAGGAATGTTCCATAGCTATCAGGAAATTGCCGAGTATTTTGCTTCGAATAAGATTGTAACCTATATGGGAAAAACTCAGGCAGATGTTCATCCCGGTATGTTGATCTATAACAACGTAAGAGGTTCTCAGAAAGCTGACGGTACATATTATGCGGCAAATGACCCGAATGATCCTGCCGGAAATGTAATTGATAAAAATGACCGTGTACAGATATCTAAATTCCGTAGTAACCCTTATGGCTTTACTCTCAATTTTGGTGGAGACTGGAAGAAACTGTCATTCAGCGCTCAATTAGGTGCCAGCTGGGGTAGTTATACCATGATGCCGACACAGGCGATTAGTAATTCAAGTATTATTTCTACAGCTTCTGGTTATGACGTAATGCAGTATACCAATCTACCTTCATTCTGGGCAGGAAACATGTTTGTTTATAATGATGTTCTCGATAATCAGGGAAGAGTGGTTTCACCTCAGAACCTCGAAGGAAAATATCCTAACCTGCGTTTCTCGGATGTTAATAGTGTAGCTTCTACTTTCTGGAAAGTTAGCAATACGAATGTTACCCTGCGTAACATCACGCTCGCCTATACTCTCCCGAAGGCTTGGGTAAGCAAAGTGGGTGTTGAAAGTTGTCGCTTAAATGTTACCGGACAGAATATGATAAGTTTCTATAACCCTTATCCGGATCATTTTATGAGCACAATGTCAAATTACAGCACATATCCTACATTACGGAAAATCACTATGGGGATCAATGTTACATTCTAA
- a CDS encoding GntR family transcriptional regulator translates to MFEIEFSQQTTKVKQLANAIQDAITIGEYPEGSALPSINDLSKTCRVARDTVFKAFQTLKESGVIESTPTKGYYVATATTQILAMFDIFSPYKNDMYHALTNNLPANYKVDLYFHHYNKKFFESIIKESIGKYNLYIIMNISNDVYSDVLDELDSNRVLLLDFGKFEKDKYAYVCQGFDKTLYDCLMSGAELFRKYKKVTMVFPESSEHPRSCIPYFEKFCDENALEHALITRENILESDVNVHEAYLIVKHSDLIEFTKICRSKGFNMGTDIGVVTFNDAPMLEVIENGITSISADFKKMGSLASEFIQTKQKIQTYIPTKLIVRGSL, encoded by the coding sequence ATGTTTGAAATAGAATTCTCTCAACAGACTACTAAGGTGAAGCAGCTGGCGAATGCAATTCAGGATGCAATTACTATTGGCGAATACCCGGAAGGCAGCGCACTACCTTCAATAAACGATCTGAGTAAGACATGCCGTGTGGCACGTGATACTGTTTTCAAGGCATTTCAGACGCTAAAAGAATCCGGAGTTATAGAATCGACTCCTACCAAAGGATATTATGTTGCAACAGCGACAACCCAGATATTAGCTATGTTTGATATTTTCAGTCCGTATAAAAATGACATGTATCATGCATTGACTAATAATTTGCCGGCAAATTATAAAGTTGATCTCTATTTTCACCACTACAATAAAAAGTTTTTTGAGTCTATCATAAAAGAGAGTATTGGTAAATACAACTTATACATCATCATGAATATTTCTAACGATGTTTATTCGGATGTATTGGATGAGTTGGATAGTAACCGTGTTTTATTGCTGGACTTCGGAAAGTTCGAAAAAGATAAATATGCTTATGTTTGTCAGGGTTTTGACAAGACATTGTATGATTGCCTGATGTCGGGAGCTGAATTGTTCAGAAAGTATAAGAAGGTCACGATGGTTTTTCCGGAGAGTTCTGAACACCCCAGAAGTTGCATCCCATATTTTGAAAAATTCTGTGATGAAAACGCTTTGGAACACGCTCTGATAACACGTGAAAATATTTTGGAGTCGGACGTGAACGTACACGAAGCTTATCTCATTGTCAAACATTCTGACTTGATTGAATTTACAAAGATTTGTCGTAGCAAAGGATTTAACATGGGCACAGATATTGGTGTGGTGACCTTTAATGATGCTCCAATGCTGGAGGTTATTGAGAATGGAATCACTTCTATATCAGCCGATTTTAAGAAAATGGGGAGTCTTGCATCCGAGTTTATTCAGACTAAACAAAAAATACAAACATATATTCCTACAAAGTTGATTGTTAGAGGATCCCTCTGA
- a CDS encoding RagB/SusD family nutrient uptake outer membrane protein, with product MTKIYKSILNVACLLSIFLWMGCSDQFLKDKKNYDNLSPEIYNDYAGASLRVQDLYLRLLPDVNSGLSYRSTSSGKNDIQSQSTEEFSGLSNFVSPDVTLTSSSTLNDWFYVNKATNAGPWGEIRNCNDVIEGVTGSTLSETQKKTLLGQAYFFRAWQYYLLVKTYGGVPIVDHVQVTDVNQAKELEVPRSTTKQCIDFICKDLETAAGMLPARWDDANFGRITQGAALALAGRARLLYASPLFNRADNAERWQAAYDANKKAIDALTTGGFGLAYKDAPGVNAAGWAKMFYEFNSNEAVFVTLYNKVHDDNAANEIYRNNHWEQTIRPANAHGGGGMSATSLMVDLFPMADGKKPTEVGTYNYNPLTFFANRDPRFYRTFGFPGVSWRFDAASDPTSLGVDYPYSGANYMLWNYSWYANSTKQADATLSGYGADGLGLNYKGIYIRKRSNDFDMTTPTPVCMYRWSLVDNRQGSFAEGAMPWMEIRYAEVLLNFAEAACGAGHPDDAVQVLKDIRKRAGIQAGADGLYGLSSDLSSNRAKLFAAILYERQIELAFEGKRFDDMRRWLLWDGGANFGQISGAPSSWTLTGFSGNTCSYLGVEPFNGKRRDNIEITAKTFANEVQGADPIKASRPAPMDLKSDLSTQTNALVSFYNTYLMRKTRQGDEAGKVVSFKPQYYIIGLTSGAQTNNITLLQTIGWQDVLHGNTNGTFDPLAE from the coding sequence ATGACAAAGATATATAAATCAATTTTAAACGTCGCTTGCTTATTGAGTATATTCCTTTGGATGGGATGTAGCGACCAATTCTTGAAAGATAAAAAGAATTATGATAATCTCAGTCCCGAGATCTATAACGATTATGCGGGTGCTTCGTTGAGGGTACAAGACCTTTATCTGAGATTGTTGCCGGATGTAAATTCCGGATTGTCCTACAGAAGTACAAGTTCTGGAAAAAATGACATTCAGTCCCAGTCGACCGAAGAATTTAGCGGTCTTTCTAATTTTGTAAGTCCTGATGTTACATTGACCTCATCAAGTACTTTGAATGATTGGTTTTACGTAAACAAGGCAACGAATGCCGGTCCATGGGGTGAGATTCGTAACTGTAATGATGTGATTGAAGGTGTTACCGGAAGCACATTGTCTGAAACACAGAAAAAGACGTTACTTGGCCAGGCCTACTTCTTTCGTGCATGGCAATATTATTTGCTGGTAAAAACCTATGGCGGTGTACCTATTGTCGATCATGTGCAGGTAACTGATGTGAATCAGGCAAAAGAACTGGAAGTGCCGCGTTCAACAACCAAACAATGTATTGATTTCATTTGCAAAGATCTGGAAACAGCTGCCGGCATGCTGCCTGCACGCTGGGACGATGCAAATTTTGGACGTATTACCCAAGGTGCAGCCCTGGCTTTGGCCGGACGTGCTCGTTTGCTTTATGCAAGTCCATTGTTTAATCGTGCCGATAATGCCGAACGTTGGCAAGCAGCTTACGATGCAAACAAAAAAGCTATTGATGCACTGACTACTGGTGGATTTGGGCTGGCCTACAAAGATGCACCGGGCGTTAATGCTGCCGGTTGGGCAAAAATGTTTTATGAATTTAATAGCAATGAGGCTGTATTTGTGACACTTTATAATAAAGTTCACGATGACAATGCAGCTAATGAGATTTATAGAAATAACCACTGGGAACAGACCATCCGTCCAGCAAATGCACACGGTGGCGGTGGTATGAGTGCAACCTCTTTGATGGTGGATTTATTCCCGATGGCAGATGGTAAGAAACCGACCGAAGTAGGAACTTACAACTACAACCCATTGACATTCTTTGCGAATCGCGATCCACGTTTCTATAGAACTTTCGGATTCCCGGGTGTATCCTGGAGATTTGATGCTGCAAGCGATCCAACTTCGTTAGGTGTTGACTATCCCTACTCAGGAGCTAACTATATGCTTTGGAACTATTCATGGTATGCTAATTCAACCAAACAGGCGGATGCGACACTTAGTGGTTATGGGGCTGATGGTCTGGGTTTGAATTACAAAGGTATTTATATCCGTAAACGTTCAAACGATTTCGATATGACAACTCCAACACCTGTTTGTATGTACAGATGGAGCTTGGTGGATAACAGACAAGGTTCGTTTGCCGAAGGAGCTATGCCATGGATGGAAATCCGTTATGCTGAGGTATTATTAAACTTTGCAGAAGCTGCTTGTGGAGCAGGACACCCGGATGACGCTGTTCAGGTATTGAAAGACATCCGTAAACGTGCAGGTATTCAGGCTGGTGCCGATGGGCTCTACGGTTTGAGCTCAGACTTGTCTTCTAATAGAGCTAAATTATTTGCTGCGATTCTTTATGAACGCCAGATTGAATTGGCTTTCGAAGGAAAACGCTTCGACGATATGCGCCGTTGGCTGCTTTGGGATGGCGGAGCTAATTTCGGTCAAATCAGCGGAGCTCCAAGCTCATGGACATTGACCGGCTTTAGCGGAAATACCTGTTCTTATCTGGGAGTCGAGCCGTTCAACGGAAAACGTCGCGATAATATTGAAATTACCGCAAAAACATTTGCCAATGAAGTACAAGGTGCAGATCCGATCAAAGCCAGCCGTCCGGCACCCATGGATTTGAAGAGCGATTTAAGCACTCAAACGAATGCTTTGGTAAGCTTTTATAATACATATCTGATGCGTAAAACACGTCAGGGAGATGAAGCTGGGAAGGTAGTTTCTTTCAAACCGCAATATTATATCATCGGTTTGACAAGCGGAGCGCAAACTAATAACATTACTCTTTTGCAGACTATTGGATGGCAAGATGTTCTGCATGGCAATACTAATGGGACATTCGACCCGTTGGCTGAATAA
- the gcvH gene encoding glycine cleavage system protein GcvH, producing the protein MNVPENLFYTAEHEWIRLEGETAYVGITDYAQSELGEIVFVDVATAGETLKAGETFGSIEAVKTVSDLFLPIDAKVEAFNEELNDHPEWVNDDPYGQGWIIKVTVADPAQTAQLLTAEKYQALIG; encoded by the coding sequence ATGAACGTTCCTGAAAATCTTTTTTACACCGCGGAACACGAATGGATTCGTCTCGAAGGTGAAACTGCGTACGTAGGAATTACCGACTATGCACAAAGTGAACTGGGCGAAATCGTCTTTGTAGATGTAGCAACAGCAGGTGAAACTCTCAAAGCAGGTGAAACTTTCGGATCTATTGAAGCCGTAAAAACGGTTTCCGACCTCTTTTTGCCCATTGATGCCAAAGTAGAAGCGTTCAATGAAGAATTGAACGACCATCCTGAATGGGTAAACGACGATCCGTACGGACAAGGCTGGATAATTAAAGTTACCGTGGCTGATCCGGCACAAACAGCTCAACTGCTGACAGCAGAAAAATATCAGGCGCTGATAGGATAA
- a CDS encoding DUF4992 family lipoprotein produces MKMRSKIRTVLSLICIGVALSVTSCIDGFKDDLTWAPSVQNAQLESPAADQIVVTPSADGSKLTVKWPVVYGAGGYQFSLYIVDDPSKPVLVGTENEVIDGCSAVRPMQEDTHYKVVVKTLGNTKYNNKEATTASEKLYDNLLAVTATIPSGTNLTDYFTANPMPSSSTELCYQLEANGNYTMSGDVAIGSQVTFRGDKIHHAKITMTNGSFVNNGVGFKMKFMDIDYSGFAGTASNSIILMSATPNPAIPLTSAGYTVVPTTAPIAIQSCKITGLKYYLFYDNSKKYGIGTFLIKDCIIGQNTNTFNQATIRFGAGMVKDMTITNSTFYNEVTGNSSNRICQISSGNAGSVKPLTETWANGSVTITNSTFYHCAEGAQSFNSNGAMGQVGDKITIQKCVIVNSAENATTSGSNGFVRRFRRGSASATFTGGGNSYWYNGVFPIGEVQGTTCDTSGDYIQTDPKLTYQGNGVFTMAGADQIARGSGDPRWLPTH; encoded by the coding sequence ATGAAGATGAGAAGCAAAATCAGAACAGTCCTAAGTCTGATTTGTATCGGAGTCGCTCTGTCTGTTACATCATGTATAGATGGATTCAAGGATGACTTGACTTGGGCTCCCAGTGTGCAAAATGCACAGCTGGAGTCACCGGCGGCAGATCAAATCGTGGTAACTCCTAGTGCTGACGGCTCTAAACTTACAGTTAAATGGCCGGTAGTGTATGGAGCAGGAGGATACCAGTTTTCTCTTTATATTGTTGATGATCCTTCCAAACCGGTGTTAGTCGGTACAGAGAATGAAGTGATTGATGGTTGTAGTGCAGTGCGTCCTATGCAGGAAGATACACACTATAAAGTTGTTGTTAAAACGTTGGGAAATACGAAGTACAATAATAAAGAGGCAACCACTGCATCCGAAAAACTGTATGATAACCTGTTAGCTGTTACGGCAACTATCCCAAGCGGAACTAATTTGACGGATTATTTTACTGCAAATCCAATGCCCTCCAGTTCAACCGAATTGTGTTACCAGTTGGAAGCGAATGGGAATTATACTATGAGTGGTGATGTCGCTATCGGATCGCAGGTAACTTTCCGTGGAGACAAAATTCATCATGCTAAGATTACCATGACCAATGGTTCATTTGTCAATAATGGAGTTGGATTCAAAATGAAATTTATGGATATAGACTATTCCGGTTTTGCGGGAACAGCCAGCAATTCAATAATCCTTATGAGCGCCACGCCAAATCCTGCTATTCCATTGACTTCTGCCGGTTATACTGTAGTTCCGACTACAGCTCCGATTGCCATTCAGTCATGTAAGATAACAGGTCTTAAATATTACCTTTTCTACGATAACAGTAAGAAATATGGTATAGGCACTTTCCTTATTAAAGATTGTATTATCGGACAAAACACCAATACTTTCAATCAGGCTACGATCCGTTTCGGAGCAGGTATGGTAAAAGATATGACGATAACAAACAGTACCTTCTATAATGAAGTGACCGGTAATAGCAGCAATCGTATTTGCCAGATTTCTTCAGGAAATGCAGGTAGCGTGAAGCCGTTGACTGAAACCTGGGCAAATGGAAGTGTTACCATAACCAACTCTACATTCTACCATTGCGCAGAAGGTGCCCAATCCTTTAACTCGAATGGTGCTATGGGTCAGGTTGGCGATAAAATCACCATACAAAAATGTGTTATAGTCAATTCAGCAGAGAATGCTACTACTTCGGGTAGTAATGGCTTCGTAAGACGTTTCCGCAGGGGAAGTGCCAGCGCTACATTTACAGGTGGCGGAAACTCATATTGGTACAACGGTGTCTTCCCGATAGGAGAAGTACAGGGAACAACTTGTGATACCAGTGGTGATTATATTCAAACCGATCCAAAACTGACTTACCAGGGTAATGGAGTATTTACTATGGCCGGTGCAGATCAGATTGCACGTGGTTCCGGTGATCCACGCTGGTTACCTACTCATTAA
- a CDS encoding thrombospondin type 3 repeat-containing protein, whose amino-acid sequence MMQTAKAQYPKVSNEDKAKSEALLKAAEHRSDSIWKLVLPIVQDQAKHGRPYIPWAARPTDLPQAEIPAFPGAMGGGEYAIGGRGGKVITVTNLNDDGPGSFRAACEAGGARIVVFNVAGIIHLKSPVIIRAPYITIAGQTAPGDGVCIAGETVWANTHDVVVRFMRFRRGETWVGRRDDSFGGNPVGNIMIDHCSCSWGLDENISFYRHMFDPGAGIKEEKLPTVNVTIQNTISAQSLDTYNHAFGSTLGGENCSFLRNLWADNAGRNPSIGWNGVFNFVNNVIYNWNHRSVDGGDYTALYNIINNYYKPGPVTSKGNVGHRILKPESGRARLGYLVFGRVYANGNIMEGYPEITKDNWAGGIQVEEQPDTKGYTETMKWDKPFPMPQFPIMSAQEAFDFVLENAGAYLPKRDIVDQRVLKQVKTGEVYYDKEADKRDYYQFEHRKLPKDSYKMGIITDISQVGGYPEYKGKAYKDSDGDGMPDAWEKKYGLNPNDPSDANGDINGDGYTNIEKYINGIDPTKKVDWKDPKNNNDTLKGKTGLM is encoded by the coding sequence ATGATGCAAACCGCAAAGGCACAATATCCGAAAGTGTCGAATGAAGACAAAGCAAAATCGGAGGCGTTGCTTAAGGCCGCCGAGCATCGTTCGGACAGCATCTGGAAACTGGTGTTGCCTATTGTTCAGGATCAGGCAAAACATGGCAGACCTTACATTCCATGGGCAGCCCGTCCTACCGACCTGCCTCAGGCTGAAATTCCTGCTTTCCCGGGTGCAATGGGTGGTGGTGAATATGCTATCGGCGGTCGTGGCGGTAAGGTAATTACTGTTACCAACCTCAATGACGATGGTCCCGGCAGTTTCCGTGCAGCATGTGAAGCCGGTGGTGCTCGTATCGTCGTATTCAACGTAGCCGGGATTATTCACCTGAAATCACCGGTAATTATCCGTGCTCCTTACATCACTATTGCAGGTCAAACAGCTCCCGGCGACGGGGTTTGTATTGCAGGTGAAACTGTATGGGCCAACACACACGATGTGGTTGTACGCTTCATGCGTTTCCGCAGAGGTGAAACCTGGGTAGGTCGTCGCGACGACAGCTTCGGTGGCAACCCTGTTGGTAACATTATGATCGACCACTGCTCTTGTTCATGGGGTCTGGACGAAAATATTTCATTCTACCGCCACATGTTCGATCCGGGTGCAGGTATCAAGGAAGAAAAATTACCGACTGTAAACGTAACTATCCAGAACACTATTTCGGCTCAATCGCTGGATACATACAACCATGCTTTCGGTAGTACACTGGGCGGCGAAAATTGTTCGTTCCTGCGTAACCTTTGGGCCGACAATGCCGGTCGTAACCCGTCAATCGGATGGAACGGAGTGTTCAACTTTGTGAATAACGTTATCTACAACTGGAATCACCGTTCGGTAGACGGCGGCGATTACACTGCGTTGTACAACATCATCAACAACTACTACAAACCGGGTCCTGTTACCTCGAAAGGCAATGTGGGTCACCGTATTCTGAAACCGGAATCGGGTCGTGCGAGACTGGGTTATCTGGTATTCGGTCGTGTATATGCTAACGGCAATATCATGGAAGGTTATCCTGAAATTACAAAAGATAACTGGGCCGGTGGTATTCAGGTGGAAGAACAACCTGACACAAAAGGCTATACCGAGACTATGAAATGGGACAAACCTTTCCCTATGCCTCAGTTCCCGATTATGTCGGCTCAGGAAGCTTTCGATTTTGTATTGGAAAATGCAGGAGCTTACCTGCCTAAACGCGACATCGTTGACCAACGTGTGTTGAAACAGGTAAAAACCGGCGAGGTTTACTACGACAAAGAGGCTGACAAACGCGATTACTATCAGTTTGAACACCGCAAATTGCCGAAGGATTCGTATAAAATGGGTATCATTACCGACATCAGTCAGGTGGGTGGTTATCCCGAATACAAAGGCAAAGCTTACAAAGACAGCGATGGCGACGGTATGCCTGATGCGTGGGAAAAGAAATACGGTTTGAATCCTAACGATCCTTCTGATGCCAACGGCGACATCAACGGTGACGGATACACAAACATCGAAAAGTACATCAACGGCATCGATCCTACCAAGAAGGTAGACTGGAAAGATCCGAAGAACAACAACGATACATTGAAAGGCAAAACAGGCCTGATGTAA
- a CDS encoding dihydrodipicolinate synthase family protein → MESQTKTYSKLSGIIPPMITPLLGSDKLDTIGVRNLVEHLIKGGVSGIFILGTTGETQHLSIKLREELIRETCQAVDGRLPVLVGITDTSMSESLYLANVAAECKANALVAAPPYYFALGQPELYEYYQALSEKCPLPLYLYNMPSHTKVMIEPDTVKRLSELPNIVGLKDSSANGVYFHKLLHIMKDDPDFALFVGPEEMMASVVLMGADGGVTGGANLYPELFVDLYNAAAAKDLNKIAELQEKVMQVGEALYGIGRFGSSYIKGLKTALALKGICCDSLAQPFNTFQMPEKQKVQVALMQLETLLKN, encoded by the coding sequence ATGGAGTCACAAACAAAGACTTATAGCAAGTTGAGCGGAATTATCCCCCCGATGATTACGCCGTTATTAGGTTCGGACAAACTGGATACCATTGGAGTCCGGAATCTCGTAGAACACCTTATTAAAGGTGGTGTAAGCGGCATCTTTATTCTGGGAACCACAGGAGAAACGCAACACCTGAGTATTAAACTGAGAGAAGAGCTTATCAGAGAAACATGTCAGGCGGTGGATGGTCGTTTGCCTGTATTGGTAGGCATTACCGACACTTCGATGAGCGAAAGCCTTTATTTGGCAAATGTTGCGGCAGAATGCAAGGCCAATGCTCTTGTAGCAGCTCCTCCTTACTATTTTGCTTTGGGACAACCCGAATTGTATGAATACTATCAGGCTCTGAGCGAAAAATGCCCGTTGCCATTGTATTTGTATAACATGCCTTCTCATACAAAAGTGATGATTGAGCCGGATACTGTGAAACGCCTTTCGGAACTTCCCAATATTGTAGGGTTGAAAGATAGCTCGGCAAACGGGGTTTACTTTCATAAATTATTGCATATTATGAAGGATGATCCTGATTTTGCTTTGTTTGTGGGACCTGAAGAGATGATGGCCTCGGTAGTGCTTATGGGAGCTGATGGCGGTGTAACCGGAGGTGCAAATCTATATCCTGAATTGTTTGTTGACTTGTACAACGCTGCGGCTGCAAAAGACCTGAACAAAATTGCCGAACTGCAGGAAAAAGTAATGCAGGTAGGTGAGGCTTTGTATGGCATAGGCCGTTTCGGCTCCAGCTATATAAAGGGGCTTAAGACGGCCCTGGCACTGAAAGGCATCTGTTGCGACAGCCTTGCACAACCTTTCAATACATTCCAGATGCCTGAAAAACAAAAAGTTCAGGTGGCTTTGATGCAACTGGAAACCTTGTTAAAGAATTAA